The region CGAAGTTATCAATGGGTGAGTACGAGATCTTGGTATCAAGACCGTTTGTATTATCGATAGAATTGCTATCTGTGTGGTTCCACTGATAAGCAGCATCGAAATAGTCGTATTTCATAAGGGGATCAGCCGAGGCTGTTGAAGCGCTAAAAGCGAGTGCCAGCGCACCCAAAGAAAGTATTCTTTTCATCGTCTTTATCCTTCTCAAATTGAGGGGAACCATTCCCTCGAGCAGGGTATCCAAGCGAGGGAGGCGGCACAATAGATAAAATAAGGACTTGACCTAGCTCCAAACTATGTTTTACGAAGACGTCTTATTATAAGTAGTCTTCCCCCATTTGATTGAGTCATAGAGGGTCATCTTTTCTCAGAAGAGAACTTCGTTGATATAGGGCGGTTAGGAACTAAGCTTAGTGAGGGTAGAGAGGATAATTATATGCTCCGCTCGTTTCGGCAGTAGGCGTGCGGTTTCTACCTGCCTGCACGAAAGGCAGCAGGGAGTGAGCATGTTTCATACTCCCTGTTGGGCTCCACCGGACAGCGTTGCGGTGTCGGTTCAGGTGAGGGATTAAAGGGAGATGGAGGGGGGTCCCTTTGCGGCTCTCTGCTGGGAGCCGGGGTGCCCCTCTGTGGTGGAGCTTCTTTGGGGGTAGTAGTTTGTGTTGTGCATGACATACTAAAGTTACTCTGTAAAAAAGGACCCTAAATTTTGATTGCAGTAGACTCACTTATTACCACCAGATCCCCCTGCGTATCAAATCCAGCTTGTTGAAAAAAGTCAGTTAGGCCGGTCTCTTTAAGGTTTTTCATAAAGCGGCGCGAACGAAAAGATCCGATTGGATCAGATGCGAGAGCTTTAAGTAGCTCAATCCGCTCCATATCAAGCGAGAGAAAGGTTTTAGGCTTACCCTCAAAGTAAAATGTAAAGGGCTCCCAAGCTGGCATTAAGGGGGAAAAGAACGCTAGGGCGGGACGCTCATGTTTTGACCAGCCCTGCATAAGGTGTTCAAAATCATAGATACGGAGTTGTCGTTCGAGTAGTTCAACAAGTGGACGAAAGCCGGGTGAGGCGAAGCCTCCTAACATAACTGGCTGACCATCTGCTCGCTTTGCAAAGGCAGTTGCTGGGTCGGTATTAAATTTCCAGCGCAAAAATTCGAGTCGAAGCCCGTGCACTGCGTCCATTAGCTGTGCAAGAGTTCTGTTTTGTTGCAGGTTAATATCTAGCGCGGCATGTCCATGTAGCGGTGCAAATTCACGCAGCACATCCTGAGTGTGATGCAAGAGATCTTGCTCAGTTAATCCGTTACGAATACTTAGCGGGCTAAATGAAACTGCGTGGGGTAGGAGATCCCGTCCATAGACCCGCGAGGAGTTGCGAATCGCTATCGAGCCGATTAGTGGAATCGAGAACACCTTACAGCCGTGTTGGTGTAGTATCGTAACGCTATCTGGAAGGCTTGGAGTAGTGGTCGTTGACCATACCTTCGGCCAGGGGCGTTGGTATGAAGCGAGATAAAAGGAGTGTTCGTGTTGATTACTTCCCTCTATAAAGGTGTGTCCAAAGGCCTCAAAGAGCGAGGGGACATGCAGCACCTCTCCGCGCTCACCGACGGCAGAGCTTCGCCTGGTGTCCCACTTATTGCGAATAAAATCGTTGGTCTCTAATCCAGCTAGCGCCAAGGCCTGAACCACATGCCCCTTAAGCGTCAAGATCGAACGTTCATGAATTCGTGAAGGGCTCGTAAAGGATCTGGTGATAGTATTAATCTGCGCTTCATTAAGATTAGGATTATTAAGCAACCCGAGCAGCTCCGCATCGTGATGCGTAGAGTGTGGAGCGACGCGCTGAAGATCCATCTGATCCTCGTGTAGCTTGACGAGCGGCATAGAGAGAGCTGGATTAGTGGCGCTAACAAGCATGGGGAGTAGGCGATTAAGAGACTCGCCATTTTTATGCGGGATAGCGTTACATATCTCTAGCGCAGCATTCAAATAAAGCCAGGTATGAAAGAGGGTGGTAGAGTAGCCTAGTTCAAAGGCGGCAGTCCTAATATCTTCGGAGACCAGGCTTTCGCTATCTGCGATTATATTTAGTAGCTGCTCAGCGTCCACTGCATCTGAGTATGGTGGTGGAAGTAACCACGAACCTTCCTTTAAAACGTCTCTACCGATGTCGCGTCTGAGCAGATCCATAATTATCCCAGAGGGTCCGAACTGCAGCGCCCGATCAAATAGCACCTCTTTTTCAGCGGCAGGCAGATGCTCTACGCTCGTTAGATTTAGGAGATGACGAGCAGAGATGCGTTCTGACTTGTTTGGCTGCTCTAGCGCAATAGATATGGGAAGACGTCCGAAGGAGTCCCTTGTATTAGGAGAGATTATGCAGGCAACTAGCAATGTACTATCAGGATGGGCTAAGAGTTTAGGATCGTGTAGCAGGGTGCCACGCGATCCATCTAAAAACTGCAGCTCTGTATCGAGGTTTGCGCCGAGCTTTATAAAGCGAGATAAGGTTTTTGTGTGATGCAGCGAGGCTCGAGACACGACTATAAATAGGGGTGTTTGTAGCTCCTCGACCCGCGTGTTGAGTAGTGCTGAGATCGTCGCAGGCCAGAGCTGAGTGCTGTAGCGCTCAAGGGCACATAGTAAATTATTACCTCGGGGTAGAAATTGGTCAACGGAGTGCGCGATCGGATTGGCTAGATTATGAATCGATTTTATAAGGTGCGGCGCTAGCTCCACACAAGACCCATCTGGCACCTTGTTTTGAGGGGAGGGTGTCTGTTGCAATATAAAGCGGTGAATAGAGTTAGCAGCTACTCCAATTATCCCAGGGTAAATTGATATAACCAAACGTAGCAGGAGCTCCTGAAGTTCATGCGGGGTGCAGTAGTTGGCAAGCGCGTGTGGGGAATTCTCAAGAGCGCTAGCTAGTAGCTTTAAGCGCTCCCTACAATCTGAGCGGGCCAAGCGTAGGATCGGAAGCTCGCCTAACGCATCCCGCTGCCAAACCGAGCCACCAAGTCGTATCATCTTACGAAGTAACTCAACTGGATCCAATTCAATCGGACCGTTTGTCTCGCGCTCCAGCCATCGAGAGAAGGTATGAATCGGGGTTTCATTGTATTCATCGCATGCCCCGCAATTGGGGTTAAAGGCTAGGAGCCCATGGAGGAGTATCGGAGTAGATTTTAGGCCTTTATCTGTAGAGGTAAGAAGGCTTCGTCCGTTCTCTAGGTACGGCTCTACGATCACTTCTCGTATAGCAGCGTATCCCAACACCTTTGATTGCTCGTCTAAGCGCTCGAGGATGGCAGTAGTGCTTTGGTCGGTAATGAGTTGTTCTAAGACAGGGCGCAGGGTGGCTAGCTGTGGGGATAGATCGATCGCGCGCAGGTCTATTCCGCCACCAGTAATCTTATAAATAAGCGCAGCCGCATGCTCCTTAAACATTTTGGAAAACTATCTGGATTATTCCAGTTAGACCAGGGCTCTCTATAAGATAGAATACAGAACGCGCCTGATTAAGACAATTAATGACTGGTTACCGCAACGAACGGGCCTTAATACGCAAAGAATTACCAACTATAACAACATCCGAGAGGGTCATAAGTAGCGCGCCCTGCAGCGGAGTGAGGTAGCCGAGCGCTGCCAATGGAATGGCTAGGACGTTATAGAAAAAGGCCCAGAATAAATTCTGTTTGATGGTTGAAACAGTAATGCGGGCCAATTTAATAGCGGCCGGAAGGTTAGCAAGGGTGGCTCCAGTTAGGAGCACCTGTGCGGAATGCATCGCAACATCCGAAGCTGAGCTCAGAGAGATCCCAACAGAGGCCTCGGCCAGGGTTGGAGCGTCGTTAATACCATCACCAACGTAGGCAACACGGTTGCGTGAATCGGCCTGTAGGGTGCGGAGCGTTAAAAGTTTCTCCTGCGGTAGCTTCTCAGCCTCGACCCTCTGAATACCCAGCTCCGCAGCGATTTTTTCACACTTCTCTCGAACGTCGCCACTGATAATTGAGATCGAGAGCCCCATCGCTTTAAGTTTTGAGATTACAGAGGCAGCCTCCTTGCGTGCCGCGTCCTTTATCGATAACGAAGCGATCAGAGCGCCATTTTTCAGCAGAATAAGATCATCACTTGTTTCTATGGCGTGTTGCTTTGCGGTACGGAGACCTCCACACGCATAGAGCGTCCCATCCTCTGCACGGCCCTCAACCCCAACTCCCTTAGTCTCAACTACTGTAAGGTGTGGAACATGGAGGCCGTTTCCTTGGTATGCCTTTACGATCGCCTGTGCGATCGGGTGTGAGGAGCTTCTTTGTAGCGCTATAAGCAAGCCCTGCGCCTCTGCCTGGCTGTAACCGTTATAGGTCGTTAATGTGCTTAAATTAAGCGCGCCCTGAGTGAGTGTTCCCGTCTTGTCGAACGAGACGTGCCGTACCTGTGCTAGCCGCTCGAGGGTGTCGCCACCACGCACAAGGATTCCAGAAGTAGCGGCTCGCCCAAGAGCGACCATAATTGCGGTTGGGGTTGCAAGCCCCATAGCACATGGGCAGGCAACGACTATGACCGCAAGCGCGCGCACAAGGGCTTGTGGAAAGGTAAGCCCGAAGACCAGTACGCCCAGGATCAGAATAAGTACAGCGGCGCATAGCACCGTTGGAACGAAGACCGCACTGACAGCGTCGCCGATGCGTTGAATAGATGGTCTGCGGTGTTGGGCATCGCGCACAAGTTGCACTATTGAAGAGAGAACTGTGTCATCACCAACTGCGGTTGCAGTGATAACTATCGAGCCTGA is a window of Pseudomonadota bacterium DNA encoding:
- a CDS encoding cation-translocating P-type ATPase: MAITPAACYDTNMNQPQLDPRRPAGEVTMRVTGLHCTNCALSLEKHLTRVGAEQPCVDYTSGRTSFKVADREQLSEIVQSLSRLGYTVSDLAAPLPASRHLILHIKTIIAALLTIPVMIAMFMPSSVLHDPILQLILTTPVFLIGIHHFGLSGIRSLRTGTASMDVLIAIGILAAYSSSLISLILGLSHDTIFFEAVCSIVTFVMVGHLLEERAVKKTTSAIESLSTLQPQQVTRIVRQVDGVEAFEKVALGEVQVGDLLQVNSGDRVPTDGTITQGGGSFDESMLSGESLPVDRAQGERVIGGSILSSGSIVITATAVGDDTVLSSIVQLVRDAQHRRPSIQRIGDAVSAVFVPTVLCAAVLILILGVLVFGLTFPQALVRALAVIVVACPCAMGLATPTAIMVALGRAATSGILVRGGDTLERLAQVRHVSFDKTGTLTQGALNLSTLTTYNGYSQAEAQGLLIALQRSSSHPIAQAIVKAYQGNGLHVPHLTVVETKGVGVEGRAEDGTLYACGGLRTAKQHAIETSDDLILLKNGALIASLSIKDAARKEAASVISKLKAMGLSISIISGDVREKCEKIAAELGIQRVEAEKLPQEKLLTLRTLQADSRNRVAYVGDGINDAPTLAEASVGISLSSASDVAMHSAQVLLTGATLANLPAAIKLARITVSTIKQNLFWAFFYNVLAIPLAALGYLTPLQGALLMTLSDVVIVGNSLRIKARSLR